One Chiloscyllium plagiosum isolate BGI_BamShark_2017 chromosome 34, ASM401019v2, whole genome shotgun sequence genomic window carries:
- the ddost gene encoding dolichyl-diphosphooligosaccharide--protein glycosyltransferase 48 kDa subunit, with the protein MAVGQRKKRGGMQQVLGTSVLLLVSLLSVTEGTGRTLVLLENINMKETHSMFFKSLADLGFNLTFKISDDPGLSLIKYGEFLYDHLVIFSPSVEDFGGNINVDTITTFIDGGGNVLVAASSDIGDPLRELGSECGIEFDEEKTAVIDHHNYDVSDPGLHTLIIADNEQLLKAPAVVGKQPKNPLLYQGVGMVADPDNPLVLDILTGASSSYSFFPDKPITQYPHGVGKNTLLIAGLQARNNARVVFSGSVDFFSDAFFNSPVQKATPGSERFSKTGNYELAVALSRWVFKEEGVLRVGKVSHHRVGETQPPNAYTITDLVEYSVVIEKLSNGKWVPFDGDDIQLEFVRIDPFVRTYLKRKDGKYSVQFKLPDVYGVFQFKVDYNRLGYTHLYSSTQVSVRPLQHTQYERFIPSAYPYYASTFSMMVGLFLFSVVFLHMREKEKAE; encoded by the exons ATGGCGGTGGGTCAGAGGAAGAAGCGAGGGGGGATGCAGCAGGTTTTAGGAACATCCGTACTTTTGCTCGTCTCTCTCCTTTCTGTGACGGAAGGGACTGGGCGAACGCTCGTGCTTCTGGAGAACATCAACATGAAAGAGACACATTCTATGTTCTTCAAAAGCCTGGCAG ATCTTGGATTTAACTTGACATTCAAGATTTCAGATGATCCTGGTTTATCTCTGATTAAATATGGAGAATTTCTATATGATCATCTTGTCATTTTTTCTCCATCAGTGGAAG ATTTTGGAGGCAATATCAATGTTGACACTATTACCACATTCATTGATGGAGGCGGAAATGTACTGGTTGCTGCAAGCTCAGACATTG GCGACCCTTTACGTGAGTTGGGTAGTGAATGTGGGATTGAATTTGATGAAGAGAAAACTGCTGTTATTGACCATCATAACTACGATGTTTCTGATCCTGGCCTG CACACTCTGATCATTGCTGACAATGAACAACTGCTCAAGGCTCCCGCTGTTGTCGGGAAGCAGCCAAAGAATCCTCTTTTATATCAGGGAGTTGG TATGGTGGCAGATCCTGATAACCCTCTTGTTCTGGATATTTTGACTGGAGCTTCTAGTTCTTACTCCTTCTTCCCAGACAAGCCTATTACACAA TATCCGCATGGTGTGGGGAAGAACACGTTATTGATTGCTGGACTCCAAGCCCGGAACAATGCTCGTGTGGTCTTCAGTGGTTCTGTTGATTTCTTCAGCGATGCTTTCTTTAATTCTCCTGTGCAAAAGGCTACTCCAGGATCTGAAAG ATTCTCAAAAACTGGGAATTATGAACTGGCTGTGGCCCTGTCCCGCTGGGTATTCAAAGAAGAAGGAGTTCTCAGAGTTGGAAAGGTGTCCCACCATCgtgttggagaaacccagccACCAAATGCCTACACCATAACAGACCTAGTG GAGTACAGTGTTGTTATTGAGAAGCTCTCCAATGGGAAGTGGGTCCCATTCGATGGAGATGACATTCAACTGGAGTTTGTTAGAATTGACCCCTTTGTTAGAACTTACCTGAAGAGAAAAG ATGGTAAATACAGCGTGCAATTCAAACTACCTGATGTTTATGGCGTGTTCCAGTTTAAAGTAGATTACAACAGGCTTGGATACACTCATCTTTACTCTTCCACCCAG gtGTCTGTTCGACCCCTCCAGCACACTCAGTATGAACGTTTTATCCCATCTGCCTACCCGTATTATGCCAGCACCTTCTCCATGATGGTTGGACTCTTCTTATTTTCAGTTGTCTTCTTGCacatgagagaaaaagagaaggcaGAGTGA